CTAGGTGTGAGTCCTGGCCATTCACTGGGGAGTTGGCAAGGATGTGGTAGGATAGGGAGGGCTTTGTGCTGCACTTTGAAGGGGAGTTCTGATTGCTTTTCAGTCATAAAGATAGTGCCTCTGACATGGGGGTTGGGTGAACTTTAAGTAACCCTCAGCTCTGGTGGGCATCACGCGAGGTCTGGATGTGTTGTCTGTGACTGGAACTGTTATCTTCTGTGTGGCAGTGCCTTGCTTTAATCAACAAGGTGTTAGGCCCAGCTTGGATTGCACATCAGTTGGTAAGAAGTCAGAGAAAGAGACATGAGTTTCTTTCTGGGGAATCTGGTGCTACAGGATTCTCTGGCAGGGTTGGTGAGCTTGTGCCAGGTCATCTAATGCCCCTGATGTAGAACACAGATGGTGGAGGACTCTTTGTACAGCCTGGGTACGATGCTGTGATCTGCCAGGAGTGATGCTGCGTGTGCACTAAATGTGACCCTGGGTTTTGGCACCTGTTGAGGGGGACTTGGAGCCACAGCATTCTTGCAGAGTGGTATGAAGGGCAAGGCATAGATCCAGAACATAGGTCatccctggggggcagttggtggTACACCTGGGGTGTTGGGGGTGTGGTGGTGGGGAGTGGTAGGGAAAGGTGGGATGGTAAAATGGGTAAGGTGTATGCTGGAGGGAAGAAGTGGTCTTCGTTTGGGTCAGGTGGGATGGGTAGGTAGGGTGGGTGGTCAGACTGGGGCTAGAGTGCTTCTGCAGAGGGTATGTGGGGCATCACCTGGGTTTGGTATGGAGTAATGGGCAGGGGTGTGGTATTCATGCTGGGGGTTGGGCATGTTGGATGTGGCACCTGTGCTCATCCTGGGGAAGGGAGCTGGTATGGGGAGGGCATGCAtggtctgggtgctggggtgtGGTCTGGTGAGGTATGGCACCTTCATGGATCAGGGTGGCTGGTGGGGCTTGTGCGGAGGGTGGGCTGAAAGTGCAATTTGTTGTTACTGAATTGCTTGTGCTGTTGCAGGTGATGGGAATGGTCCGTGTCCCTTTGTACACCCAGAAGGACCGCATGGGCGGGCTGCCAAACTTCCTGGGGAACTCCTTCATCGGGACTGCTAAATTCCAGCTGCTCTTTGCCCTGAAGGTCTTGAATATGGTGCCTGAGGAGAAGCTGGCAGAGGCGGTGGCTGCCACCCAGAAGCAAAAAAAGCCCGCAGCTGAGCCCGCAGCTGTGACAGCCAATGTGACAACGGCCAATGTGACAACGACAACAGCAGCTGTGACGGCCAATGTGACAGCAGCTGTGACGGCCAATGTGACAGCAGCTGTGACGGCCAGTCAGATGGTGGCTAAGCCAGCAAATGAGTTGGCAAATCAGCCTGTAGCTGTGTCAATGGctgagccagcagcagagcccGCCGCTGAGCCAGCGGCTGAGGCTATGGCTGAGtgatgaatttttcttttttgacttGGTTAAAAATGGGCAAAGACACTAGAGACTTTCTTCTAACTTTCCAGACAGTCACTGGCTGCAAATGCTGCCCAGGTGACTCCACCTCAGTGCTCCTCAGGTGTGATGGGATTAGATTTGCCTGAAGCAATGGAAAGCTATATTTTGTAAGGCCCATAAACAGTACCAAGCTTTCCAGTTCTCTCTTAACTGCCCCCCTCCGGAGTCCATGTGCTTACCCGAGGACTCTCTTAGATTGCTTTAATTTACAGGGATGCTCTGCTCCATTCATGTCCCAGCTTAGGTATTGTTTTAATGAACAGAAATGTTACTTTTTAAATTGTTCCAAGGAGGGGTTTTAGGCCCCTGCTGCAGTATTGTGAACCCAGTCACAGCTgtgttggggaaggggtgggggaataaGTGAACCCAACTGAAAAGAGGCATGTCTGCTAGCTCTAGCTCCATGCCAGGTGCAGAAATGAAACTGCCTCCTGTAGGAACAGTCCAGGGGTGCTCCTAGTGTTCCCAGGTTTCATGACTTTGGTATCACATGGAAGAGTTGAAGGTGGCAGCTTACCTGGCTAGTGGCAGTTCCCAGGTGGCTTAGTTGTTGGTGCCCTGTGGGGTGCAGAAAGGCAGCGTGTGGCTTTGCATATGGAGAGTTGGGGGAGCAGGAAAATGAAATAAATGGCTTTGCTGTACTTGTTCACTGTTGGGATCTTTTCTTTCTTATAATGAAAACTGGAGAGCAAAGCTATTCCCGCTAGCACACTTTGAGTGGCTGTACACCTTGGTGTCTGCATCTACGTGGAATGGCGCAGCCAGAATCTGACTGCTGGGAGCTTCCCTTTGCTGAGTTGCCAGGCTCATAAGAAGTTAGTAACTTTTGATTTAATTGTAAGGTGATCCTGGGCTTTGTGCCCCCTCTGACTACAGTAATAGCGCTTGATGGGCATCTTTCCTTTTTCCACTGGATTTGCCATTTTCAGTTTACCTTTAAATTTCTCACCCCCTTTTCCTTTAGTCCACCCTGGGCCACAACCTTAGTTCCCTTATTCACTTCCAAACTCTTAGGTGGAACTGGAGCAGTCCCTATTTGGAAATCCACCAGGCATCACCATGTCTGTGCTGGACTGTGGTTGCCATGCTGGAACCCACATTCTGAATTCCTTCCCCAATATGGTTAGGAACTGTTCCCAAGTCTCCAGGGGGTTGTCTGGAGCGATCTCAGTGGCCATGAACCACTGTCAGTATCTCGTAATTTGGTATTTTCAAAGAATTGCCGCCTTCACTTCTGCATAACCATTTACTAAATCCTTGCCGATGGCATGAGTTGCATCCAGAGCTTTTCCTGTCAACAGGAGAACCAAACAGATGGTCCCCTCCTCCTGTGGCCAGGCATGTTGTTTCCATTCATTCACACCTGGCTCTGTCGTCTCCTGCTCAACAGATGGGATAATTTCAGCTCTCTATGCACCATCCTACAGCAGATTCTCCCAGCCCAACCTTGCCCTACTAAGGGTCATAGGGTGCAGCCTGGTGCTGCCCTATCCATGTTTCAGGTCCTCCTACCAAGCCCTTTGCTTTGGTCACTGAACAATCTCTCTGAGCCAAGGGAGTTCTCTAAACTGAGACACTAGCTCCCCACTGTGGGCCTGTCTCTGTATCCCCCTTTTCCTGATGGCTCAAATTGCTGTAACAGGATACTTGAGGCAGGCTTCAAACCCAAGAGTGGCCAGTCCTTCACTTTCTTCCCATTAATCCTCTTTTCCACTCCCTCTttctcctgccccctctccctctTGGAGTGGAGAATGGGTTTCCTCTAGCTTGAGAGCCAGAGTCTGACCATCTCCTGGGTTGTGCCCCCCCAGGACATCCCATTTTTCACACCAAATGTCACCAAGCTGTTACCTGGTGGTGGGTCACCGAGATGAGCTGACCAGCCCCTCCACTTCTTCCAGTTTCTACTCTTCAGGCTTCTgaccccagtctccttgcccagtaaGTTCTTGTCCCACCTGTCCAGACTGTCTTCTCCCTACTCCCAGTCTCTTTGTCCAGTCAATGTTGGTTCCCTCTAACTCCctactctgcctcctgccccatatTCTCCATTCCCCCAGCTTCTCATTCAATCTGTCCTCCatgcttcccccagctcctcgTGCCAGCCACTCAgtactccccctgcacctggctcTTTGTCAGCTTCATCTCCCCCAAACTCTGCTGGTTCCCAGGCTCCTCATCTGATCACTGTTCCCTCTCCTGCCCTA
The nucleotide sequence above comes from Mauremys reevesii isolate NIE-2019 linkage group 10, ASM1616193v1, whole genome shotgun sequence. Encoded proteins:
- the NUDT16L1 gene encoding tudor-interacting repair regulator protein isoform X2; this translates as MAALTGSAGAAGLLPSLSVPGVTELKPLSRYEAMRLGPGWSHSCHAMLYAPNPGMLFGRIPLRYAVLVMGMVRVPLYTQKDRMGGLPNFLGNSFIGTAKFQLLFALKVLNMVPEEKLAEAVAATQKQKKPAAEPAAVTANVTTANVTTTTAAVTANVTAAVTANVTAAVTASQMVAKPANELANQPVAVSMAEPAAEPAAEPAAEAMAE